The following are from one region of the Leucobacter sp. Psy1 genome:
- a CDS encoding FadR/GntR family transcriptional regulator — translation MAITTGSERARATLAFLRRKITTGEWAVGERIPIEPELAEQTGVGRSTVREAVRSLASIGMLETLPGRGTFVRSSAPTSTLLNEYLADFTLEEILSYRRALEVEAAQQAALHRTDEDIAALEQAAATELGCTRCPVLGLVNEDADTAFSSRFHRLIFDAAKNRLLASLYSGINDQLRAPEHRGRLANVATGTEMERDHALILDAIKSGDFIDAVHAMVNHVDHDVVIVTAEHEVVPPLARTPEQQQRIANASEHTANALSDA, via the coding sequence ATGGCCATCACCACGGGATCTGAGCGGGCACGCGCCACTCTGGCGTTCCTCCGACGGAAGATCACGACGGGCGAGTGGGCGGTCGGTGAGCGCATCCCGATCGAACCCGAGCTGGCCGAGCAGACCGGAGTCGGCCGCTCGACGGTGCGCGAGGCCGTGCGATCGCTCGCGAGCATCGGCATGCTCGAGACGCTCCCGGGCCGCGGCACGTTCGTGCGCTCGTCCGCACCGACGAGCACCCTGCTCAACGAGTACCTCGCCGACTTCACGCTCGAGGAGATCCTGAGCTACCGGCGAGCTCTCGAGGTCGAGGCAGCACAGCAGGCCGCACTCCACCGCACCGATGAAGACATCGCCGCACTCGAGCAGGCGGCGGCCACCGAGCTCGGCTGCACCCGGTGCCCGGTGCTCGGACTCGTGAACGAGGACGCCGACACGGCGTTCAGCAGCCGATTCCACCGTCTCATCTTCGACGCGGCCAAGAACCGACTCCTCGCCTCTCTCTACTCGGGCATCAACGATCAGCTGCGCGCCCCCGAGCACCGAGGTCGGCTCGCGAACGTCGCCACGGGCACCGAAATGGAGCGGGATCACGCCCTCATTCTCGACGCCATCAAGAGCGGCGACTTCATCGATGCCGTCCACGCGATGGTCAACCACGTCGACCACGACGTCGTCATCGTCACCGCTGAACACGAAGTGGTGCCCCCGCTCGCCCGGACCCCCGAGCAGCAGCAGCGCATCGCGAACGCCTCCGAGCACACGGCGAACGCGCTGAGTGACGCCTGA
- a CDS encoding metal-sensitive transcriptional regulator, translating to MSVEERHETATYGHDPEAKRKVVNRLRRAQGQLAAVIGAIESDADCREVVQQLAAVSKALDRAGFLVISSSLKECLANPDSADAPGPDELEKLFLSLA from the coding sequence ATGAGCGTTGAAGAGCGGCATGAGACCGCAACCTACGGGCACGACCCGGAGGCTAAGCGGAAGGTTGTGAATCGGCTTCGTCGCGCGCAGGGTCAGCTGGCGGCGGTGATTGGAGCCATCGAGTCAGATGCCGACTGCCGTGAGGTGGTGCAGCAACTGGCCGCTGTTTCCAAGGCCCTTGATAGGGCCGGTTTCCTCGTCATCTCGTCCTCGCTGAAAGAGTGCCTGGCGAACCCGGACTCTGCAGATGCTCCAGGGCCTGATGAGCTTGAGAAGCTCTTCCTCTCGCTTGCTTGA
- a CDS encoding bifunctional hydroxymethylpyrimidine kinase/phosphomethylpyrimidine kinase → MSEPYVDVVNVLSIAGTDPTGGAGIQADLKAIAANGGYGMAAVTALVAQNTCGVREVHVPPVAFLTAQLDAVSDDVRIDAVKVGMLGTPEVITAVADWLERTRPPVVVIDPVMVAASGDRLLGTEAEDALQRILPLADLITPNLPELAVIAGGPVAESWDAMLEQAGAVAALHGVRVLAKGGHLAGSASPDALVDPAGEVVAFEGTRIRTRNSHGTGCSLSSAVATRIARGDDWAAAIGEARIWLRESLAASDTLDVGRGSGPLHHFAGLWRRGDVDGAAGTADDIRSEWWNAIADIRATTDALPFITRLAAGTLPRSAFLEYVAQDSIYLGEYARVLARLSTLAPDPAAQRFWLHAAQGALIGELELHRDRLGGAPIGAASAITTGYTNHLVASCEDGYAVAAAAALPCFWMYSDIGTRLFRGELGAFARDPEHPYAEWIATYDDQAFAADTESAIALVTTLASEARPALRGRMWQAFLASARWEHDFFGQVGIAAGPSDVTPDQSRLLPAR, encoded by the coding sequence GTGAGCGAACCATACGTCGATGTTGTCAATGTGCTCTCGATTGCCGGGACCGACCCGACTGGCGGGGCCGGAATCCAGGCCGATCTGAAGGCCATCGCCGCGAACGGCGGCTACGGGATGGCGGCGGTGACCGCCCTCGTCGCCCAGAACACCTGCGGGGTGCGGGAGGTGCATGTTCCTCCCGTCGCATTTCTGACGGCGCAGCTCGACGCGGTCTCCGATGACGTGCGCATCGACGCGGTGAAGGTCGGCATGCTCGGTACTCCCGAGGTGATCACAGCAGTCGCCGACTGGCTGGAGCGCACCCGCCCGCCGGTCGTCGTCATCGACCCGGTCATGGTGGCGGCCAGCGGCGATCGCTTGCTCGGCACCGAAGCGGAGGACGCGCTCCAGCGAATCCTCCCTCTCGCCGACCTCATCACCCCGAACCTCCCCGAACTCGCGGTCATCGCCGGCGGCCCCGTCGCCGAGTCCTGGGACGCCATGCTGGAGCAGGCCGGTGCCGTCGCCGCTCTGCACGGAGTCCGGGTGCTCGCGAAGGGCGGTCATCTCGCAGGATCGGCGTCGCCCGATGCACTGGTCGACCCCGCGGGCGAGGTCGTGGCGTTCGAGGGAACGCGGATCCGCACCCGCAACTCCCACGGCACCGGCTGCTCCCTCTCCTCCGCCGTCGCAACTCGGATCGCCCGCGGTGACGACTGGGCGGCGGCCATCGGGGAGGCTCGCATCTGGCTCCGTGAGAGCCTCGCTGCATCGGACACCCTCGACGTCGGGCGCGGCAGCGGTCCGCTTCACCACTTCGCCGGTCTCTGGAGGCGCGGCGACGTCGACGGGGCGGCGGGAACCGCGGACGACATCCGCTCCGAGTGGTGGAACGCCATCGCCGACATTCGTGCAACGACCGACGCCCTGCCATTCATCACCCGGCTGGCTGCGGGCACCCTCCCGCGCAGCGCGTTCCTGGAGTACGTCGCGCAGGACTCCATCTATCTCGGCGAATACGCCCGGGTGCTCGCGCGGCTCTCGACCCTCGCTCCGGATCCCGCCGCGCAGCGATTCTGGCTACACGCGGCGCAGGGGGCCCTCATCGGTGAGCTCGAACTGCACCGGGACCGTCTCGGCGGGGCTCCGATCGGAGCCGCATCCGCAATCACGACGGGGTACACGAATCACCTCGTGGCATCCTGCGAGGACGGGTACGCCGTCGCCGCGGCGGCAGCGCTCCCCTGCTTCTGGATGTACAGCGACATCGGCACCCGGCTCTTCCGCGGCGAGCTCGGGGCGTTCGCGCGCGACCCCGAACACCCCTACGCCGAGTGGATCGCCACCTACGACGACCAGGCCTTCGCCGCGGACACCGAGTCCGCCATCGCACTCGTGACGACGCTCGCGTCAGAGGCCCGGCCGGCTCTTCGGGGGCGCATGTGGCAGGCGTTCCTCGCATCCGCCAGGTGGGAGCACGACTTCTTCGGGCAGGTGGGGATCGCCGCGGGGCCCTCGGACGTCACACCAGATCAATCACGCCTGCTCCCCGCACGGTAG
- a CDS encoding GyrI-like domain-containing protein → MTLDIAIEDRQAVQYIGATFSARPSEFGAPDGPNDAIPKVYQWLEEHGIAPLGGPLYVHRHVGSSDDIVDLTVAVPIAAPVKPTDGLVLGELPAGTYVIGHHVGAPDAIPGAHEEMKKWAEEHGHRLDCREDDNGTLWTGYAEHFLTDPSQEPDPTKWVTDLLFKTV, encoded by the coding sequence ATGACGCTCGATATCGCGATCGAAGATCGACAGGCAGTCCAGTACATCGGCGCTACTTTCAGCGCTCGCCCCTCGGAGTTCGGAGCTCCTGACGGCCCGAACGATGCGATCCCAAAGGTCTATCAGTGGCTGGAAGAGCACGGTATCGCGCCGCTCGGGGGCCCGCTCTACGTCCATCGGCACGTCGGGAGTTCCGATGACATCGTGGATCTCACCGTCGCAGTTCCGATCGCTGCCCCAGTAAAGCCCACCGATGGTCTTGTCCTCGGTGAGCTCCCGGCAGGCACCTATGTCATCGGTCATCACGTTGGCGCGCCCGACGCCATACCTGGAGCGCACGAGGAGATGAAGAAGTGGGCCGAAGAGCATGGGCATCGCCTCGATTGCCGAGAGGATGACAACGGGACACTGTGGACCGGTTACGCCGAGCACTTCCTCACCGATCCCTCGCAGGAACCGGACCCCACCAAGTGGGTCACCGATCTGCTTTTCAAGACAGTCTGA
- a CDS encoding SIP domain-containing protein, producing the protein MAFSEHSTGISTFGTPETVDCILAAGDASDLDDIRAWCAELPANSYGTIFIEVFAPMQIETIETPRRVSVTWICREGLAGSSRPGIGVPRGQALATAVDAWLDEWVRAEPESGQHCMIWTGARSSSIMQSFWMRVERELTEAWSGHEHA; encoded by the coding sequence GTGGCATTCAGTGAGCACTCGACCGGCATCTCGACGTTCGGCACCCCCGAGACCGTCGACTGTATTCTCGCAGCCGGAGACGCGAGCGACCTCGACGATATCCGCGCCTGGTGCGCCGAGCTCCCCGCCAACAGCTACGGCACGATCTTCATCGAGGTCTTCGCCCCGATGCAGATCGAGACCATCGAGACCCCGCGCCGCGTCAGCGTGACCTGGATCTGCCGCGAAGGGCTCGCCGGCTCCTCACGACCCGGAATCGGAGTGCCCCGCGGCCAGGCGCTCGCCACGGCGGTCGACGCCTGGCTCGACGAGTGGGTCCGCGCAGAACCCGAATCGGGCCAGCACTGCATGATCTGGACCGGGGCCCGATCCAGCTCCATCATGCAGAGCTTCTGGATGCGCGTCGAGCGGGAGCTCACCGAGGCCTGGTCGGGCCACGAGCACGCCTGA
- a CDS encoding ABC transporter substrate-binding protein, translating to MRQTSFRRRALALVGLSAAAALTLTSCANGNDAGDEGAGGEGESYSIGISQFAPHPALDAASEGFKAAFEEAGLEVEFDEQNAQGEQATAVTIAESFANEDLDLALAIATPAAQALASSVSTYPVLFTAVTDAVEADLVDSNEEPGGNITGTSDAVPPEALEGQFDLITEMVPDAKKVGIVYASGEVNSEVQVEQATEVAADRDLEIVTQTVTTANDIAQATEALGDVDAIYVPTDNMVVNGIAALVQVAEQKQIPVIAAEAGTVEGGAIATMGIDYEALGKQTGEMAIAILEGGDPATTPVEMAATLANTVNPAAAERMGVEIPDSVMEGADVVE from the coding sequence ATGCGACAGACCTCGTTCCGCCGCCGCGCGCTCGCGCTCGTCGGCCTCTCCGCAGCTGCGGCCCTCACCCTGACCTCCTGCGCGAACGGCAACGATGCCGGCGACGAAGGCGCGGGCGGCGAGGGCGAGAGCTACAGCATTGGCATCAGCCAGTTCGCTCCGCACCCCGCGCTCGACGCCGCTTCCGAGGGCTTCAAGGCCGCCTTCGAAGAGGCCGGTCTCGAGGTCGAGTTCGACGAGCAGAACGCTCAGGGAGAGCAGGCGACCGCCGTCACCATCGCGGAGTCGTTCGCGAATGAGGACCTGGACCTCGCACTCGCGATCGCGACCCCGGCCGCGCAGGCGCTGGCGAGCTCCGTCTCGACCTACCCCGTCCTCTTCACCGCAGTGACCGACGCCGTCGAGGCCGATCTCGTCGATTCGAACGAGGAGCCCGGCGGCAACATCACCGGTACCAGCGACGCGGTGCCGCCGGAGGCGCTCGAGGGCCAGTTCGACCTCATCACCGAGATGGTGCCCGACGCGAAGAAGGTCGGCATCGTCTACGCCTCGGGCGAGGTCAACTCTGAGGTCCAGGTCGAGCAGGCGACGGAGGTCGCGGCGGATCGCGATCTCGAGATCGTGACGCAGACCGTCACCACCGCGAACGACATCGCGCAGGCCACCGAGGCGCTCGGCGATGTCGACGCGATCTACGTGCCGACCGACAACATGGTCGTGAACGGCATCGCTGCGCTCGTGCAGGTCGCCGAGCAGAAGCAGATCCCCGTGATCGCCGCTGAGGCCGGTACCGTCGAGGGCGGTGCGATCGCCACGATGGGCATCGACTACGAGGCGCTCGGCAAGCAGACCGGCGAGATGGCGATCGCGATCCTCGAGGGCGGCGACCCCGCCACCACCCCCGTCGAGATGGCGGCGACGCTCGCGAACACTGTGAACCCCGCTGCGGCGGAGCGCATGGGCGTCGAGATCCCCGACTCCGTCATGGAGGGTGCGGACGTCGTCGAGTAA
- a CDS encoding rhodanese-like domain-containing protein produces MLLERIYDEDLAQASYFIGCQADGKAIVVDARRDIDVYLELAQKNNMTIVGVTETHVHADYLSGTRELAHRTAAPIYISDEGGPDWTYGTEFDNGPAGAAVRMRHGHLIRLGNITVEAVHTPGHTPEHLSFLITDGALTSEPGFMLTGDFVFVGDLGRPDLLDEAAGGIDTRFQGAKDLYASLRDRFLTLPDYVQVLPAHGSGSACGKALGAVPATTVGYERHFSWWSNYLQNDDEPGFIDELLSGQPDAHAYFGRMKTQNQVGPAVIGKTPALHEYRTEELVEALAENAVVFVDTRHNSEVHRGTVERSLNIPGVEKAASFGAWVYNPEVENRPLVLLAASREEAEEFSNHLVRVGIDSVRGFITSLDTLELAIPKIIQPEELDGFDSAVLLDVRNKTEYADGHIPGATQLSGGRVMWHLDQLPPKNAGTIVSYCQSGVRNSVAASALRHAGYDVAELNGSYLAWSTAIGNKSVTA; encoded by the coding sequence ATGCTGTTGGAACGCATCTATGACGAGGACCTTGCCCAGGCGAGTTACTTCATCGGTTGCCAAGCCGATGGGAAGGCGATCGTGGTTGACGCGCGTCGTGATATCGATGTGTATCTAGAACTCGCCCAGAAGAACAATATGACCATCGTCGGTGTCACCGAGACCCACGTCCATGCCGACTATCTCTCCGGCACCCGTGAGCTCGCGCACCGCACCGCAGCGCCGATCTACATCTCCGATGAGGGTGGACCCGACTGGACATATGGAACAGAGTTCGACAACGGGCCCGCGGGTGCGGCCGTACGCATGAGGCACGGTCACTTGATCCGCCTGGGCAACATCACCGTCGAGGCGGTGCACACGCCGGGGCACACCCCCGAGCATCTGTCCTTCCTCATCACAGATGGGGCGCTGACCTCAGAGCCCGGCTTCATGCTCACCGGAGACTTCGTGTTCGTCGGCGATCTCGGCCGCCCTGACCTGCTCGACGAAGCCGCTGGCGGTATCGACACCCGGTTCCAGGGGGCGAAAGACCTGTACGCGAGCCTGCGCGACCGCTTCCTCACTCTGCCCGACTACGTACAGGTGCTTCCCGCGCACGGTTCCGGCTCGGCATGCGGCAAGGCGCTCGGCGCGGTCCCCGCCACCACGGTCGGCTACGAGCGCCATTTCTCGTGGTGGAGCAACTACCTGCAGAACGACGACGAGCCGGGCTTCATTGATGAACTACTCAGCGGTCAGCCTGACGCCCACGCATATTTCGGGCGCATGAAAACGCAGAACCAGGTCGGCCCCGCTGTTATCGGCAAGACCCCGGCGCTTCATGAATACCGCACGGAGGAACTCGTCGAGGCCCTCGCGGAAAATGCTGTCGTCTTCGTCGACACCCGCCACAACTCCGAAGTCCATAGAGGGACTGTCGAACGTTCTCTCAACATTCCGGGCGTCGAGAAAGCCGCCAGTTTTGGGGCATGGGTCTACAACCCCGAAGTCGAGAACCGCCCACTCGTTCTGCTAGCAGCCTCCCGAGAAGAAGCGGAAGAGTTCAGTAACCACCTCGTACGCGTCGGCATCGACAGCGTACGAGGATTCATCACCTCACTCGACACACTCGAGCTTGCAATCCCGAAGATCATCCAGCCCGAGGAACTCGATGGCTTCGACAGTGCGGTTCTACTCGACGTACGCAACAAGACCGAATACGCCGATGGGCACATTCCCGGTGCGACGCAACTGTCGGGTGGCCGCGTGATGTGGCATCTGGACCAGCTGCCACCGAAAAACGCCGGAACGATCGTTTCCTACTGCCAAAGCGGAGTCCGCAACAGCGTTGCGGCAAGTGCACTGCGCCACGCCGGGTACGACGTCGCCGAACTCAACGGCAGTTACCTTGCCTGGTCGACCGCCATAGGCAACAAGTCCGTCACGGCATAG
- a CDS encoding serine hydrolase, which produces MTRAQVLRDRIVERVHDTGFDAHGLQVHVGTDVAEHRWTPDVREDIHSAAKAVCVLAAGMAADAGLVSLDEPVAACFPEARMGAGVEHVTLRRLLSMSSGIDLPWSETMMTDWPDLAVEFRGRRSRGRVFQYSNASTYTAMRALAERVGDPVRFLEPRLFGPLGIEGVVWDRCPNGWILAGGGLHLRTAELASIGLLIRDRGVWRGERLISAKWIDAMHSDWVRAGESPGYDRYALAGWGGPGDAWRLHGAHGQLVIFAGNAVVTLTAHDHFGADAMAEFVVEAAGQL; this is translated from the coding sequence ATGACTCGTGCGCAGGTTCTCAGAGACCGCATCGTCGAGCGAGTGCACGACACGGGCTTCGACGCCCACGGCCTCCAGGTGCACGTGGGCACCGACGTGGCGGAGCACCGGTGGACCCCCGACGTGCGCGAGGACATCCACTCGGCGGCGAAGGCCGTGTGCGTCCTGGCGGCCGGTATGGCGGCCGACGCCGGTCTCGTCTCCCTCGACGAGCCCGTCGCGGCGTGCTTCCCGGAAGCGCGCATGGGAGCCGGTGTCGAGCACGTCACGCTGCGGCGCTTGCTTTCGATGAGCAGCGGTATCGACTTGCCGTGGTCCGAGACCATGATGACCGACTGGCCCGATCTGGCGGTCGAGTTCCGCGGTCGGCGATCACGCGGTCGAGTGTTCCAGTACTCGAACGCGAGCACCTACACCGCGATGCGCGCGCTCGCGGAGCGGGTTGGGGACCCCGTGCGGTTTCTCGAGCCCCGACTGTTCGGTCCGCTCGGCATTGAGGGTGTCGTGTGGGATCGATGCCCGAACGGGTGGATCCTCGCAGGGGGCGGGCTCCACCTCCGCACCGCGGAACTCGCGAGCATCGGCCTGCTCATCCGCGATCGTGGCGTCTGGCGTGGCGAGCGCCTGATCTCAGCGAAGTGGATCGACGCCATGCACAGCGACTGGGTCCGTGCCGGCGAGTCCCCCGGGTACGACCGGTACGCGCTCGCGGGGTGGGGCGGGCCTGGAGACGCATGGCGGCTCCACGGCGCTCACGGGCAGCTCGTCATCTTCGCCGGGAACGCAGTGGTGACGCTCACGGCGCACGATCATTTCGGGGCGGATGCGATGGCCGAGTTCGTGGTCGAGGCGGCCGGGCAGCTCTGA
- a CDS encoding YbhB/YbcL family Raf kinase inhibitor-like protein, producing MTQDHPAHGPIDPFAAVPDAPAFELTSTDIEDGEPLPAEVYATGAGGANRSPQLSWSGFPAETRSFAVTCFDPDAPTGSGFWHWAVANIPADVTSLPSGAGSPGAEAQLPEGALTLPNELREPAFTGAAPPEGTGVHHYWFVVHALNVEHLHLDPQSTPAVLGFTMRDAVIGRGIIVATGAFDAAG from the coding sequence ATGACGCAGGACCACCCAGCCCACGGACCGATCGATCCGTTCGCCGCGGTTCCCGACGCTCCGGCCTTCGAGCTGACGAGCACCGACATCGAGGATGGTGAGCCGCTTCCGGCGGAGGTCTACGCGACCGGTGCGGGTGGAGCGAATCGGTCTCCGCAGCTCTCCTGGTCGGGGTTTCCGGCTGAGACGCGCAGTTTCGCTGTGACGTGCTTCGACCCCGATGCACCCACCGGGTCCGGCTTCTGGCACTGGGCGGTCGCGAACATTCCCGCCGATGTCACGTCGCTGCCCTCGGGGGCGGGATCGCCGGGAGCGGAGGCACAACTACCCGAGGGGGCGCTCACGCTGCCGAACGAGTTGCGCGAACCCGCGTTCACGGGTGCCGCTCCGCCGGAGGGGACCGGTGTGCATCACTACTGGTTCGTGGTGCACGCGCTGAACGTCGAGCACCTGCATCTCGACCCGCAGTCGACTCCCGCTGTGCTGGGCTTCACGATGCGCGACGCCGTGATCGGTCGCGGAATCATCGTGGCGACCGGAGCGTTCGACGCCGCAGGGTGA
- a CDS encoding MerR family transcriptional regulator: MSDLMTIGEFAASTWLSPKALRLYDQNGLLSPDTVDPSNGYRKYSPAQIEVARLVTMLRRIEMPLEQIRVLLSLAEDERASFVARYREAEAEQHARRQSLARFVEHAVTQGSLAGDGQLGASRFEVSLRTVPECPVLASTRHTSARDLPDVIRSSAARLFQLAEGRGGASGGPFVIYHGQVGWESDGPIEVCVPLHDATRAHRVETEHLQLFTQVLSEDVQFPRILTAFEAVQARTRQLGLLPAGPPREIYTPDNRNSVPRCEVALPVTTDER; the protein is encoded by the coding sequence ATGAGCGACCTGATGACGATTGGAGAGTTTGCAGCGTCAACATGGTTGTCGCCGAAAGCTCTCAGGCTCTATGACCAGAACGGGCTCCTCTCCCCGGACACCGTCGATCCTTCCAACGGCTACCGCAAGTACAGTCCCGCACAGATCGAGGTCGCACGTTTGGTGACCATGCTCCGGCGGATCGAAATGCCGCTCGAGCAGATCCGGGTCCTGCTGAGCTTGGCGGAAGACGAACGCGCCAGTTTTGTGGCGCGTTATCGTGAGGCTGAAGCTGAACAGCACGCACGGCGCCAATCTCTGGCTCGGTTCGTGGAGCATGCGGTCACACAAGGGTCTCTAGCCGGAGACGGCCAGCTCGGAGCTTCACGATTCGAGGTGTCGTTGCGAACCGTGCCGGAGTGCCCAGTCCTCGCATCAACCCGGCACACTTCCGCCCGGGACCTACCTGATGTCATTCGTTCTAGCGCGGCTCGACTCTTCCAACTCGCTGAGGGACGTGGCGGCGCGAGCGGTGGACCCTTCGTGATCTACCACGGACAAGTTGGCTGGGAGTCCGACGGACCCATCGAGGTCTGCGTGCCGCTGCACGACGCAACGCGCGCCCACCGAGTCGAGACTGAACACCTACAGCTGTTCACGCAAGTGCTCTCGGAGGACGTTCAGTTCCCGAGGATCCTCACCGCATTCGAGGCGGTCCAAGCACGTACACGCCAACTCGGTCTCTTACCCGCTGGACCGCCACGAGAGATCTACACACCAGACAATCGAAATTCGGTGCCACGGTGCGAGGTCGCGTTGCCGGTCACCACTGACGAGAGATGA
- a CDS encoding Pr6Pr family membrane protein codes for MASRWWHSAIAAVILAALVIQLVLVFSGGADANSGESGTAVSIPVRLWRLFSFFTIESNIAVLVVCLLIVAHPMRRGIWWEIARLNALLAITITGIVYAVILAPQLQLSGWALAASIGFHYISPWATVAGWLIFGPRRRFRWSTVAGAFVLPIAWLVYIFTQGAFTDWYPYPFLDVTKIGLGTALLNAALVLAVAAVLALIYRLIDSKTPSALHDAQTGAAVPSVPSDRSGTPSV; via the coding sequence GTGGCATCCCGATGGTGGCATAGCGCGATCGCGGCCGTCATCCTGGCTGCCCTGGTGATCCAGCTGGTCCTAGTTTTCTCCGGTGGAGCGGACGCCAACTCCGGGGAGAGCGGTACAGCAGTGAGTATCCCGGTACGGCTGTGGCGCTTGTTCAGCTTCTTCACCATTGAAAGCAATATTGCCGTGCTGGTCGTGTGTCTGCTGATCGTCGCTCACCCGATGCGTCGCGGGATCTGGTGGGAAATAGCCCGATTGAACGCGCTGCTCGCGATCACGATCACCGGCATCGTCTACGCTGTCATCCTTGCGCCGCAACTCCAACTTTCCGGCTGGGCGCTCGCGGCGTCCATCGGGTTTCACTACATCTCGCCATGGGCGACCGTGGCCGGATGGCTGATCTTCGGGCCACGCCGACGCTTTCGCTGGTCGACCGTCGCCGGCGCGTTCGTCCTCCCGATCGCGTGGCTGGTCTACATCTTCACCCAGGGAGCGTTCACCGATTGGTATCCGTACCCATTCCTTGACGTCACCAAGATCGGCCTGGGAACGGCGCTACTGAACGCTGCGCTCGTCCTCGCGGTCGCTGCTGTGCTTGCACTGATCTACCGCCTCATCGACTCGAAGACGCCGAGTGCGCTTCACGACGCGCAGACAGGGGCCGCAGTTCCGTCGGTACCGTCCGATCGCAGCGGCACACCATCAGTGTGA
- a CDS encoding rhodanese-related sulfurtransferase — translation MSESKILLYYVFAPVADPEAVRLWQRELCESLGLRGRIIISPHGINGTVGGELDACKLYARRTREYGPFSGIEFKWSDGTGFADDTAEPLHGVDRRAPWRRSRDFPRLSVKVRDELVAFGLADETRVDANGVVGGGTHLSPQAVNDLVAQRGDDVVFFDGRNAYEAAVGRFENAVVPAVSSTHGFIEEIDSGAFDDLKGRPVVTYCTGGIRCEILSAAMVERGFTEVYQLDGGIVRYGEAFGNEGLWHGSLAVFDGRETVDFGGEEGDPAEVVGRCAVCGSGSNTLVNCADPSCRARFVACPEHRDERCTEHGGAADASPETAANALR, via the coding sequence GTGAGCGAGTCGAAGATCCTGCTGTACTACGTGTTCGCACCGGTGGCAGACCCGGAGGCGGTGCGGCTGTGGCAGCGTGAGCTCTGCGAGTCGCTGGGGCTCCGGGGCCGCATCATCATCTCGCCCCACGGCATCAATGGCACCGTAGGCGGCGAGCTCGACGCGTGCAAGCTCTACGCAAGACGCACCCGCGAGTACGGCCCCTTCTCGGGGATCGAGTTCAAGTGGAGCGACGGCACCGGGTTCGCCGACGACACCGCTGAGCCGCTCCACGGCGTCGACCGACGCGCCCCCTGGCGCCGCTCGCGGGACTTCCCTCGACTCAGCGTGAAGGTGCGCGATGAGTTGGTGGCGTTCGGTCTCGCCGATGAAACCCGGGTGGACGCGAACGGCGTGGTGGGCGGCGGCACGCACCTCAGCCCGCAGGCGGTGAACGACCTCGTCGCGCAGCGGGGTGACGACGTCGTGTTCTTCGACGGACGCAACGCGTACGAAGCCGCCGTTGGTCGTTTCGAGAACGCGGTCGTTCCCGCCGTCAGCAGCACGCACGGGTTCATCGAGGAGATCGACAGCGGTGCGTTCGACGATTTGAAAGGGCGTCCGGTCGTCACCTACTGCACCGGGGGTATCCGCTGCGAGATCCTCTCCGCCGCGATGGTCGAGCGCGGCTTCACCGAGGTGTACCAGCTGGACGGCGGCATCGTCCGCTACGGCGAAGCGTTCGGCAACGAGGGGCTGTGGCACGGGTCGCTCGCCGTGTTCGACGGCCGCGAGACCGTCGACTTCGGGGGCGAAGAGGGGGACCCCGCCGAAGTGGTCGGGCGGTGCGCGGTCTGCGGATCCGGATCGAACACCCTCGTGAACTGCGCCGATCCCTCCTGCCGGGCCCGATTCGTCGCCTGCCCTGAGCACCGGGACGAGCGCTGCACCGAGCACGGTGGCGCCGCCGACGCGAGCCCCGAGACAGCGGCCAACGCTCTGCGCTAG